In the genome of Mangifera indica cultivar Alphonso chromosome 9, CATAS_Mindica_2.1, whole genome shotgun sequence, the window TAAATGAAACAAATGATCccaatttttctttgaaagatatATTGTTGGATAAAAATCAAGCATCAGAAATTGCTAGGATGAACAAGTTGGATTGGCATAACATCAGTAAGTCTAGCAATCTGCAAGAGGACTTTAAAGGTGAAGTAGTAGACTTCACTTGTAGTCCAGTATCAGGTAAGGAATTCTATTCTGTGCCTAAATCTTCATCCTTCCTTTCAGTGCCTGAGATGGAAAACAATTCCATAGGGAAGTCTAAAATTGCAAGAAGACTGTCATTGGGTAAAAGTGGTCACCCTACTTTCCCAACAGCTACCGAGGTCAACTCTGGTTCAAATGTATTTTCTGGTAAAGATCTGAGACAGACTTTACAAGGAACTAATGACCGTCCAGATACTGATTACTATAGAGGCAAATTGCCTTTAGAGCACCGCAAAAACCTCTTAGAGGAGGTTTTAGAATGGAGATTTGCAGATTCCAAAGGGGTGCCATTCCAAGAAGAAATGGCACATTATAGTAGAACCCCACTTTCAAATGCCATTCATTCAGCTAAAGCACAACCAGATTCACCCTGGACAATGGAATTTCTGAACAAAATCAGGGAAAAGAGCAGATTGCGGCAGCATTCCCATCCATGTGATACAGCTGCCCCATGCTTTGGGGCTTCAGGGAATACATCAAAAGTTATTAAGAGAAGAAGTCCATCTATTCTTGAATTTTTCAAGTACCAAGGAGGCAGCATTCCTAAGAATTTACCAGAACAAAAGAAACAGAAGCGATCTAAACAATCATCAAGCTCTTCAAAGAACAAAATGTCTTCAACTTCATTTCTTCCTATATGGACACCTATTGACAAGAGAGCAAGACAGGTTTGTATGAACTATCTATTGTTATGTATGTGCATGCTGAGTGTATGTATATTCCCACTCACTTAAATCACACACATACATTGCTGTGTATTTATACATTTAGTTTCCTACAGACTCTGGCTTTTGCAACTAACGAAAGTGATGGCCAAACTAAGTTGGTGTGGAGTGATGGAAGTGCCCATGCTTGGAGAAAAAAGTTTCAGAGTCAATAAATGGAGTGAGAAGCCGTGCATAGGGACTCAAATCATTTTGAATGAAGTTACAGGTCGGTTCTTTGTCAGAACTTAGTATTTAACTCTTGAGTGAAGTACCATGCCTGCAACAGTTAGTCTTTAGCTTGTCAGAGTCAACTGGAACAGTTGTTTGAAGTATGTATCTAAATAACTCCTATAAGTAAGCTCCAATTTTACAACTTTTGCACTGTTTATGTCAAATGTATTAAACTAACTTGATTGATGTTCTAAGTCATTGCTACAAGAGCTTAGTAATCAGATTCATTGTTGACAGTTTGAAATGATATTCTGATTGATTAGTACATAGCAGGCATCTTTATCTATCTGTCTCTCTTGATGTGTACTTGCACTTGAGCATGCCTGTGGCAATCAGTCGAGTCTGAAAATAAGGTCCTTTTGCTGATAGTAACTGTAAACCTTAAGATGCTTAAAACAGAATCAAAGGACAGGGAGAAGGGCTTCCATTTACACTAATCAATGTCCTCTTCAAGAGTTCAAGGcgaaaaacaaaaaggaatgcAGATATCATAAATTCGCACTCATACAGCTATAAGATCTATAGGTATCATTAACATAAACTAAAGTTATTGGCTGATAAGTTCAGTGTTAAAGTTGTGGAGTGAAGCTAATTTTGTTTACATTGGAAATATTGATCCCTTTAAACTTGGAGTGTGGATCAAcatctttattaataatgagTTTTAACATGTTTTGAGTTTCAATTGTCAAAAAGACTTAAGCTAATTTAATTTGGAtactcattatattatatacccttttatttttctttttcttcccacTGTGAGACCTACTTATCTCAACAGTTTGTGTACATTTTACCATTGAAAAAGCCAGATAtctttgaaaaaacaataattaagcTTGTTTAGGTGCATATTTAGCCCTATATTACGTATTGGGTGCTCGGTTCCATGTCCATGTTTTTTCTAGTAGTTTTGCTTTTCCTACGAATATGTATGTTTAGTATGTTTCACTCATCAACAGGATAAAGTCTGCTTGATCAAACTCTAGCATAACAATCTTACCAAGAAAAACTGCATAAAGAATTATGCCGCTCCATTgatggaaaattttcaaatttcagttcttgCAAGTTTGCAAATTCTAGTTCTTCTTACCATTCTTGAGATTTCTTACAGTCATTACAAGTTCTTGCCTTTCACCTTCCACCTCAGCAAATTTGAGACTTATTTCTGAATATCTCTCTTGCATTTCTTTCAGCTCCGTTtctatacatttatttttttccttcagtATTGTCACTTGAGTTAACAGTTCAGTCTTCTCTGCATCTCTGGAATGGGAAGTGGGCGATTTCAGCCCTTTCTTAGAGCACATCTCGTCCTTCCTGTGAAAAGTGGGAAAGGAATAAAAAAGACAGACCGTGATTAGAAGTGAATGTAAACTTCTTATTACGTATATCTCTAACTGCTCCATACTGACACATACAGATGGGACACAGATGGAAAATTGCAAAGGTCTGAGCAAAAAAGAAGTGAACTAATATACCTAATTGAATACTTGTACCCATCAAATGGTGGTACGTCAACCTGTTCCATGATGCTTACTAGTTCTTTAATCATGATATTGAGATTGTTTTCTTTTAGCAGAGCTGGATTCCCTGGAGTTTCCGTTGCTGCTTCCTTCCATGTCGATTGGTCCTGTTGATTTGGTAAACTAGTCAGTTTAAGTTATATGCTTGAACTGCAtgccaaaaaaattaaacatatacgCCATTTTGTCAAGTCATATCTTAGAGACATGTAGCACTATATGCATTGTGTTTATAAACATGAcatgcataagtgtaattatattttatgtttgattaaagtCTTGTAGTTGAATAATCACCTTATGAAATCCCAATCTTGCTTTCAAACTTGATATAATTTGCATGTCTGAAATTGAAGCTTGATTGCTGTAGTTCTTGAATTTTTTCTCTATACTGGTTATTCGCTCTTCCTTCTTCTGTAGCTCATTCTTCAACTGAATAACCTGTTTTCTCAGGTTATCTTTCTCAAGTTCTTCCCCAGTCAAGCTACTTTTGAGTTCACTTTGCTGGACTCTTAGAGTCTTGACTTCTGACTGCAAATTTCCTATCATCATCTCCTTTTCATCCTTCAAggacttcatcaaaatgaactCTTTATGTGCTTTTTCTGCTTCCTTCTTTGCTAAAGCAAATTTCTTCTCCAAATCATCCTTTTCTTTATTCCATCTTCGTATCAGAATATCAGTTTCACCCACTGACAATTGCTGTTCCACATCACCTCTCAGCTTTGTGTTTTTTTCTGCATCAGAGGACTTATGCTTCTCCCTTTTAAGGTTCTCTATCTCAGTCCTTAGTGTTTGAATCTCCATTGAGGAAGCTTCTTGCTGGTCAGACTTATGATTTATTTCCAAAGACATTTGCTCTATTTGCCTGGAGAGCTCTCCATTCTGATTCTTAATTAAACCAAGCTCGTCTTTGGCTTTCTGCAGCATTTCTTCCAGGATTTTTTTCTGCATGAGCAGTTCATTTGATTCTGTCATTGCTTTTGTGGCCACCTTCTCACTGTCATCAATTTTAGATGCCATTTCCACAGAAAGTCTTTTGAATTCTTCCTGCAGCCGCTCAGCTGTAACAGCATTTTTCCACCTGGTCTTTTTCAGGGCCTCCTCTGCTCGAATAGCCCTCTGTTCCTGCTCTGTTTTGGCACATGACACAACATCCAGATTGTCTTCAAATTCTTGTGCCTGCTTCACCAGTTCTTGCTTAAATTCCTTGACCTGTCTTTCACGTTCATTAATGGCTATTAAAGATTCTGAGTATTCTTGTGACTGCTGTTTAATTTTGTCCTCCAATCTCTCTACTTGTGATTTAAGTTCCTCAACAGTGGCCAAAAGCTCCAAGCATTCACTTGTCTTCATCGATTCTTGCAGCTGGTTTTCCTCTAACTTTGAAGAAAGATGctgattttcttgttttagggCATCACAGTCCTTGGTGAGTTTTTTGGCATGCATCTCTAGTTCCTCCGAATGTTTTCTGTAAAACTCTATTTCACCACTTTGGTCTATGATTTTTTGCTT includes:
- the LOC123225984 gene encoding myosin heavy chain, fast skeletal muscle-like, with product MFKSWRKDKDKFKAVFKLQFQATQVPPLKKSAVMISLVPEDVGKTAFKMEKVAVQDGTCLWERPIYVTVKLTRDSKTGKIHEKIYHFVVSSGSSKSDFLGEASIDLADFAAETEPLTVSLPLKFANSGAILHLTIEKIHGATDLRAIEGNGDNIPSLKNQENNIDGVQQNFEEDKDLNIMASQNDNKICSLRASTGSAITLASIWDSDSEQNIQLDPASIQSPVRQNSMPPRGIANVISSKKHSHRRSNTDWSVGSVSDGSLVDSTNSLEDTLPRDLQDVTDGSVSHLKSELAIMMRQVELSELELQTLRKQVVKENKRMQDQSKQIAGLIEEREELKTECEQLRRQNSIAETEVESELQAENDYLRVAQEEIREELNHQKEINANFRLQLQKTQDSNTELILVVKDLNEMLEQKNKEISALSSKVDETSKFDENLLELEAKIQNNEKEAEMLKQKIIDQSGEIEFYRKHSEELEMHAKKLTKDCDALKQENQHLSSKLEENQLQESMKTSECLELLATVEELKSQVERLEDKIKQQSQEYSESLIAINERERQVKEFKQELVKQAQEFEDNLDVVSCAKTEQEQRAIRAEEALKKTRWKNAVTAERLQEEFKRLSVEMASKIDDSEKVATKAMTESNELLMQKKILEEMLQKAKDELGLIKNQNGELSRQIEQMSLEINHKSDQQEASSMEIQTLRTEIENLKREKHKSSDAEKNTKLRGDVEQQLSVGETDILIRRWNKEKDDLEKKFALAKKEAEKAHKEFILMKSLKDEKEMMIGNLQSEVKTLRVQQSELKSSLTGEELEKDNLRKQVIQLKNELQKKEERITSIEKKFKNYSNQASISDMQIISSLKARLGFHKDQSTWKEAATETPGNPALLKENNLNIMIKELVSIMEQVDVPPFDGYKYSIRKDEMCSKKGLKSPTSHSRDAEKTELLTQVTILKEKNKCIETELKEMQERYSEISLKFAEVEGERQELVMTVRNLKNGKKN